The following proteins are encoded in a genomic region of Arachis stenosperma cultivar V10309 chromosome 4, arast.V10309.gnm1.PFL2, whole genome shotgun sequence:
- the LOC130976921 gene encoding MADS-box protein SOC1-like produces the protein MVRGKTQMRRIENATSRQVTFSKRRNGLLKKAFELSVLCDAEVALIIFSPRGKLYEFSSSSMQETIERYRRHTRNAQTTPRSDEQNTQHLKQETASLMKKIEILEASKRKLVGEGLGSCTLEELQQIEQQLEKSVTSVRARKTQVYKEQIEQLKEKEKALIAENIKLSEQYGIQAPQAILKDQKENEQPYPESSSPSSDVETELFIGLHRSS, from the exons ATGGTAAGAGGAAAGACTCAGATGAGGCGCATAGAGAACGCAACAAGCAGGCAAGTAACATTCTCAAAGAGGCGTAACGGTCTGCTTAAGAAAGCCTTTGAGCTTTCTGTTCTTTGTGATGCTGAAGTTGCTCTCATCATCTTCTCTCCAAGAGGCAAGCTTTATGAATTTTCTAGCTCCAG CATGCAAGAGACAATTGAACGCTATCGCAGACATACACGGAATGCTCAAACAACACCTAGATCAGATGAACAAAATACGCag CATTTGAAGCAAGAAACGGcaagtttgatgaagaagattgAGATTCTTGAAGCTTCAAAACG aAAATTGGTGGGAGAAGGTTTGGGATCATGTACCTTAGAAGAGTTACAACAAATAGAACAACAATTGGAAAAGAGTGTAACCAGTGTTAGAGCTAGAAAG aCTCAGGTTTACAAGGAACAAATTGAGCAACTAAAGGAAAAG GAAAAAGCTCTAATTGCTGAAAATATCAAGCTTTCAGAACAG TATGGCATCCAAGCACCACAGGCAATTCTAAAGgatcaaaaagaaaatgaacaACCCTACCCAGAAAGTAGTAGTCCAAGTTCAGATGTGGAGACTGAATTATTCATTGGACTACATAGGTCTAgttga